The following DNA comes from Haloarchaeobius salinus.
CTACCCATCTGATTGACCGCGGTCTGCGTGTCGACCACGACGACCGAGTAGTCGTCGGGCAAACGCGAGCGGAGTGTCGACGCAATGTCGGAGCCGTAGACGCCGCCGTCGTCGACGACCGCGACCGTGAGCGTGTCCGAGGCGTTGAACACGTAGTCGACGTACTGCGTGTCGGCGGTTTCACCCGTGTTCGTCACGGTCGTATTGACGGTTATGGTCTCGCCCGGTGTCGCCGTCTCGGTGGCCGAGAGGTCGGTCACCTTGAAGAACGGCGGCGTGTACTGCGTGACTGTGACCGTCCGGGTCGTCGTGTTGGTGTCGCCGTTCTCGTCGGTAATGGTGAGCGTCACGGTGTACGTTCCGCTCGTATCGTAGCTGTGGGTGGGAGTGTCCCCCGTCGCGGTGGTACCGTCGCCGAAGTCCCACTGGTAGGACCCCGAGCCGGCGACCGTGCTGCCGGTGGCGTCGAACGTCACGCTGTCGCTCGTGTCGGGGGTCGGCGGACTGTAGTCGAACGATGCGTTCGGCGCGGGATCGAAGAAGTCCGTCTCGACCACGTCGGACCAGTCGCTCGGGTCGTCCGTGTCGACGTACCAGCCGGCACCGTCGCCGTTCCGGGTCGCGACGCCGGTCGCGTTGGCGTAGGTGTAGCTCCAGCCGTCGCTCGTGGTCGCCGTGCCGTAGGCGAACTCGTCGACGACCACGCCGCTGCTCGTGTTGACGAGTTCGAGCGGTTCGCCGTCGTTGGCGAGCACGCCGATCTCGTCCCCGGGCTGGAACTCGACGAGGGTCACGTCGGCCGGGACGGACCACTGCGCCTGGAACGCGCTGGCGTTCCGGACGAACCAGAGCGTCCCGTCGCTGGTCGCCGGGAACGTCGCCAGCGTCGCGCCGGTGCCGCTCTCGTCGTCGCGGACGACCCAGTCGCTCGTGTTCAGCGGGCCGTCGACCTCGACCGCGACGAACTCCCCGTCCGTGTCGGCGAGTGCGTCGGGGTTCGGCTGGACCCCCGTCAGCAGCGCGGCCGGCCGGACAGTCACCGTCCGGGTCGCGCTGTCGGTCAGGCCGTCGTCGTCGGTGGCCGTGAGCGTCACCGTGTACGTGCCGGGCGTGCTGTAGGTGTGCGTCGCCGTCGGGCCGCTCGCGGTGGTGCCGTCGCCGAAGTCCCACTGATAGGAGCTGATGGAGCCGTCGGGGTCCGAGGAGCCGGTGCCGTCGACCGAGAGCGACTCGCGCGTGGTCGGGCTCGACGGCGAGGCGGTGAACGACGCGGTCGGCGGCGTGCCGCTCGCGTCGTAGGTCGGACAGTCGCCGGTAACCGCGACACCGTTCGCACCGTCCGGTTCGACGGTCAGCCCCGCCAGACACGGACTCTGGGACGGCGCGGTCGAGTTCAGTTCGACGACGACGCGGAACCGGTCGCTCGAGGTGCCGAAGTTCCCGTCACCGACGGCGTAGGACTCCTGGCCGCCGACGATGGATACGGGGTCGCTCCGGTTCCACGTCCCGTCGTCCTCGGGGTCGGACTCGACGTAGACCGTGAGGCTCGTCCCCGACGGCACGTCGGCGGTGACGTTCTCGAGCCGGATGGTCCGCGGGTCGACCGTGACCGAGGTCGTCTTCTCCGCGGTCGTGATGGTCCCGTTCCTGCTGGTCTCGTACAGTGCCCGTGCCTCGGCGTCGGAGAGCGCGCGGTCGTAGAGCCGCACCTCGTCGAGTCGGCCGTCGAGGTACTCCGGCGAGCCGCCGGTGTCCTCGATGACGCCGATACCGGAGAACGGGGTCGTCTTCGCGCCGGCGTCGGAGGTCGCCGTGTCCTCCAGCACGCCGTCGACGTACACCCGCGTCTCACCGGAGTCCGCGTTCCGGGTGAGCACGACGTGGTGCCACGCGCCGTCGTTGATCTCCGTAGCGCTCTGTGCGCCGGCCTCGTTGCCCGCCATCACGCCGATGTTCCCCGAGGCGTCGATCCAGCCGTAGAACACGTCGTTCGCGTCGCCGTTGCTCTCGACCCCGGTGATGCCCGGGGCCTGCCACATCGTGTCGGAGCCGCTCTGTGTGGTCTTGATCCACGCAGAGACCGTCCCGCTGGTGCCGAGCGTGTCGGAGAGGTCCGTCGGTGCCTGCACCGAGTCGTCGAGGCCGTCGAAGCGGTACGCCGAGGTGTTCAGGATACCGGGGACACCCTGGGTCGCGCCGTCGACGGTACCGTCGTTCCCGCCACTCGCGTCGTCCGCCGTAGAGCCACCGTTCTCGTCCAGCGGGTAGTACGCCACGAGCCCCGAACCACTGGTGGGGTAACCTAGCTGGACCGCGCCCGCTTCGTGGTCGCCGTGATTCGCGTGGACGACGTTCGACTCGACGGTTGCGGCGTCCCAGTCCGCTGCAGTCTGCCAGACCAGCGGCGAGAGCGCGCCGCTGACCACCTCGACGACCAGCCGGTCACCGCTCCCGCCGCTGGTGACGTACGCGAGGAAGGTGCCGTCGTTCTGCAGGTCGAACGTCGCATCGGCCGCACCCGAGCCGTTGGTCTGAGCGTCGGCGCTCGCGATGTTCGCCACGTTCGTGTTGTTGACGGAGAACTCGACCGGCTGGTTCGCCAGCCCCTCGACGATGCGGGCGGTGAACGTTCTCGACGGACTGCTCGTCCGGTCGACGGTCACCGTCGAGTTCCGGTCCCACTCGACGGTGAACGCGCCGCCCGTGGAACCCCCCGCGCCGCCACCACCGCCGCCACCGCCGCCGTCGCCGGGCGTGACCGTCGTCACTACCGTCGCGTTCAGCGGCGCGCTCGCGTCGAAGCCGCTCCGTGGGTCCCCCGAGAGGCTCACGTTCACCGTCACGTCGGTCGCTGTCGTCACCGAGTCCGGCGCGTCATAGCGCGCGGTCACCCGCCCGTCGTCGCCGACCCTGAGGCCGGTGAACGTGCGCCGACTGGTGCCGTCGACGGTCAGGTTGCCCGGGCTCCCGTCGAGGGTCAGGTTCACCGTCGCCCCCGGTACGGGGTTGTTGTACGCATCCCGGATCTCGACGGTGAACTCGCGGGACGAGCCCGCGTTGGCAACGCTGTCGTCGCCGTCGACGACCGTCACGTAGGCCGGGTCGGGCGACGCGGGGTCCGGCTCCGAGGCCGTCCCGAGGTGGACCCTCGTCGTCTGCACGGCGTACGTCTCGTTCGCGACGAACGTGATACCGACCCGGTGGAGCGTCTCGCCGCCAGCGGTCGGTACCGGCGTCTGCGTCCGGTTCACGACGTCGGTGACGTAGCCGCCGTCCTCGTCGAGTTGGCCGTCAGCGGCCAGAGTCTCGTTCCAGAACTCGGCTGGACGGTAGGAGGTCACCGTCAGCGTCACCGGCCCGGTGTCGTTCTCCACGCGGACCGTGTTCGTCGAGGTGCTCGTCGGCGTCACCTGGAGCGAGAGGTCGTCGGTGACGCCGGACCGCGTCTCGCTCACGTTCCCCGACGCGACGAGCAACGAGAGCCGCTTCCCGTCGACCAGCGACTGCGGGGAGCGCGCGATGGTGGTCGAGTCGTACCGGTCGTACAGCAGCGTGTTGTCGAGCACCGTCGTCGGCGCGTCCTCGTACTCGTGGTAGCCCGGTCGGTAGGTGACCAGCACCGTGTCGTAGCTCAGCTCCGTCCCCCAGAAGTCCGCCGTCTCGCCGTCGACCGGCGTCGCGTTGGAGACGTTCACCGTGACCGCGCCACCCCCCGAGACAGTCCGCAGCTGCCCGACCGGCGGCTGCGGGTTCCGGTAGAGCGTCCGGTCCGGGTACGTCGTCCCCAGCGGGATGTCGACGGTGCCACCGCGTCCGCCCGCACTGGCCGAGACCATCCGGCTCCGGAGCTCCTGCAACTGCTCGTGGACCTGCTGGTTGTGACCGTACTCGACCTCCTCGTTCTGGGCGGGAACGACGCCCACCTGCCACGCCGTCACCGCGAGGAGGAGGAACGCGAAGAAGATGACGAAGCCCAGGACGTAGCTCTGGGCGCGGTCGTCGCGGTCGTGATTACAGTGCTGCACGGACTGCACTCCACCTCCTCGGTGACTGCTCGGTGGGGTCGACCGCCAGCCGTGCGTCGAGTGTCATGCCCCGGGACGGGAGCACGGGCTGTAGCGACGGAGTGCCAGTCGTACAGGAATCCGCCTGCGACTTGTCCTTCGTCACCCCCGCGTTGTTGAACGTGAACGTACACTCCTCGTAGTTCCCGCTCGTGTCGTTGACCCGGATGGTCACGGTCACAGTGCGCTGGTTCATCTTCTGCTCGGGGATGTTGTACGTCGTGGTCGTGTTCGGGTTGGTGCTGGTCGTGCTCACCAGCGTCGCCCCCTGGTCGTTCACGGCAGTGAAGCTGACGTTCTGCACCGCCACGTCGTCGCTCGTGTCGTAATCGAACGTGAGTTGGTCTGCCTTCTGCCCGTTCGGGTTGTTGATGCTCACGCTGGTCATCGGCGCGAACTGTGGCGGCGTCGTGTCGCCCGTCGATCCGCCTGCCATCCCCTCGACGGAGAACGCCACCCGATCACCGCCGGCACCGCTGGTGACGTACGTCGACACCGTTCCGTTCTCGGTCATGGTCAGCGTCGTCCGGTTCTCGCCGGTGCTGTTCGTCGTCCCGTTGTTCGACGAAAAGCTCCCGACGGTCGAGTTGCTCACGGAGTAGGAGACGGTGGCACCGTCCGCGACGGGGTCGGTGAACATGACCATCGGGAGGTCGACGGAGGACTCGCCGTTGCCGTCGATGGTGCAGATGCCGCGCGGAGGGTCGTCCGTGCAGGAGACCGTCGCGGCACCGGAGGCGGTCCGGTTGTCGGGGTCGTGCCACGTCACGTTGTACGCGCCGTTCCCGCCGCCCCCGCCACCGCCGCTCGCAGTCACCGTGATGTTGAACTGGACCCGCTCCGAGGCGTTCGGGCTCGCGGAGATGTTCATCTCGACCGTCGCGGAGCCCGAACTCGACGGGGCGTCGTAGACGAAGGAGATGCGACCGTCGTCGCCGGTGCGCTGGTCGGTGTCGGAGATGGAGCCGCCGCCGCGCTGGACGCTCGCGTTGACCAAGACGCCGCTCTGCAGCGAGTTGTACCGGTCGCTGACGGCGACGGTCAGCGTCTCGCTGCCGCCCGCCGAGACGCTCCGGTCGTTCTCTCCCTCCGCGGTCAGGTAGGCATCGCTCTGAACGGGTGTGACCCCGGTTCCGACGCCTGCTTTGGCGAGCCGGAGGCGGTACTGCTCGCCCTGCTCCAGCTCGAATGTGACGAGGTAGATGGGGACCGTTCCCGAGGTGTCGAACGTGCCGTTCGCCCGTACCGCGCTGACGTACGCGTCCGGGTCGCTGTCGGACG
Coding sequences within:
- a CDS encoding PKD domain-containing protein, which produces MQHCNHDRDDRAQSYVLGFVIFFAFLLLAVTAWQVGVVPAQNEEVEYGHNQQVHEQLQELRSRMVSASAGGRGGTVDIPLGTTYPDRTLYRNPQPPVGQLRTVSGGGAVTVNVSNATPVDGETADFWGTELSYDTVLVTYRPGYHEYEDAPTTVLDNTLLYDRYDSTTIARSPQSLVDGKRLSLLVASGNVSETRSGVTDDLSLQVTPTSTSTNTVRVENDTGPVTLTVTSYRPAEFWNETLAADGQLDEDGGYVTDVVNRTQTPVPTAGGETLHRVGITFVANETYAVQTTRVHLGTASEPDPASPDPAYVTVVDGDDSVANAGSSREFTVEIRDAYNNPVPGATVNLTLDGSPGNLTVDGTSRRTFTGLRVGDDGRVTARYDAPDSVTTATDVTVNVSLSGDPRSGFDASAPLNATVVTTVTPGDGGGGGGGGGAGGSTGGAFTVEWDRNSTVTVDRTSSPSRTFTARIVEGLANQPVEFSVNNTNVANIASADAQTNGSGAADATFDLQNDGTFLAYVTSGGSGDRLVVEVVSGALSPLVWQTAADWDAATVESNVVHANHGDHEAGAVQLGYPTSGSGLVAYYPLDENGGSTADDASGGNDGTVDGATQGVPGILNTSAYRFDGLDDSVQAPTDLSDTLGTSGTVSAWIKTTQSGSDTMWQAPGITGVESNGDANDVFYGWIDASGNIGVMAGNEAGAQSATEINDGAWHHVVLTRNADSGETRVYVDGVLEDTATSDAGAKTTPFSGIGVIEDTGGSPEYLDGRLDEVRLYDRALSDAEARALYETSRNGTITTAEKTTSVTVDPRTIRLENVTADVPSGTSLTVYVESDPEDDGTWNRSDPVSIVGGQESYAVGDGNFGTSSDRFRVVVELNSTAPSQSPCLAGLTVEPDGANGVAVTGDCPTYDASGTPPTASFTASPSSPTTRESLSVDGTGSSDPDGSISSYQWDFGDGTTASGPTATHTYSTPGTYTVTLTATDDDGLTDSATRTVTVRPAALLTGVQPNPDALADTDGEFVAVEVDGPLNTSDWVVRDDESGTGATLATFPATSDGTLWFVRNASAFQAQWSVPADVTLVEFQPGDEIGVLANDGEPLELVNTSSGVVVDEFAYGTATTSDGWSYTYANATGVATRNGDGAGWYVDTDDPSDWSDVVETDFFDPAPNASFDYSPPTPDTSDSVTFDATGSTVAGSGSYQWDFGDGTTATGDTPTHSYDTSGTYTVTLTITDENGDTNTTTRTVTVTQYTPPFFKVTDLSATETATPGETITVNTTVTNTGETADTQYVDYVFNASDTLTVAVVDDGGVYGSDIASTLRSRLPDDYSVVVVDTQTAVNQMGSYDAVVVQRLGTDTTLASSFVSAVDSNDVGAVYLDQWTNNPSASDYSDGIRRLSQVRGDPSSVQQEFQGTPPIVFDITQDHPIFDGVGDVGDTITIHDSATDSNADRVWTTGYSGDTLAQVREEGSGSYDGPTILADDDANEVLLGMGRSQYIPNEQYTSEANNVLASAVEHVTVTAGNPSNATEITLAPGESRTLTYQVTVPSTEGQYEQTVSTENDSATDTVTISTASQFGSFSGTVTDTTAGTPLANTDVTFTFDGSTYTTTTDANGDYEITTVPAGSYTANATATAYETSNSFPLAVQDGQTTENVDVSLSRAQPGFDALSASANENWFFGLYADEVTFDYDFVADTNVDSVELVVRNSGGTVVGSTTVTDLDGPITVSLNSNQYDPMTVEVTATGPGGQTCWEGTVDHGDTIALGEFTSC